From the Palaemon carinicauda isolate YSFRI2023 chromosome 4, ASM3689809v2, whole genome shotgun sequence genome, the window GAGATTGCAGTAACAGTGACGTCAGCACATTTGTTTTAAAAGTACTGTGATTGCGTTAAATTATATCATCAATTATACGAGAAGTAAATCGTaagaataaattagaaaataaaaatgaataaattcacGGTTGAATGTTAAACTATTACTAAATTCACTTCGATTTCCattgatgtaaaaataataaaatattgtcaTATGAAACTTAGAGACCATGGAAGagaaaatattttctcaataaaataTTAGCTAAAACACATGACCTTAGCAAAATCGCATTTACTTCCGGGTGATCATTACAGAATGACTGGACATTtcccaagaggagagagagagagagagagagagagagagagagagagagagagagagagagagagagagagagagagagagagcattttattattatcatattctatttttacattattttctttacttttcaagCAATTAGGTCTTTTGATGAAGTATAGCTAAAATACATGTGTAAGTTAATATCGATATTTGGTGTTATTACGTGCGATTTCTTCACTATGCTTGGTACTTTGAAGCAATAATTCACAAAAGgacgatcatctctctctctctctctctctctctctctctctctctctctctctctctctctctctctctctctctacatatatatatatatatatatatatatatatatatatatatatatatatatgtatatatatatatatatatatacatatatatatatatatatatatatatatgtgtgtatatgtatatatatatatatatacatatatatatatatatatatatatatatgtgtgtgtgtgtgtgtgtgtatgcattgtaTACATTccctctctctaaatatatatatatatatatatatatatatatatatatatatatatgtgtgtgtgtgtgtgtgtgtgcgtgtgcattatatacagtatatactaaatgGGATTAGGTGTCTACAAGGTCATATAATGGTCAAAGAACGATCTAAGTTATATAAAACATTGAACAACACtcaactttcttaaaaaaaaaaaaaaattttttgaagacaTGTAATACTTGTGAAGGAGAAATGATAAGCATGATCAAGCACTTAATAGAAGATACTGAATCTGATAAGAGAGAATAAACAGAGATTATATCATTTCTATTAGAAGGTTTAAGTACCAACGTTATCCAAACTCATTCTGTATTTtaactttatctttttattttgtttttctggtTTGTTATTCAATATATCATGATAgttaatgtatgtatgaatattcttccattcttttgactgaaacgtacagttggatacataaattcctggcacacctcgctctgaggaagtacaccctgtcacactgtTACTGTACGGCTGGTAGCCAAACAGATACtaaagggagagatggcagaggtagtgAGTGGGGCTAAACGCAAGAACTCGCCTTGCAGTATGTGACACGGCGCACTACCTCCGAGCGACGTGCCAGGAATTTATATATCCAACTGTActtgaagctcaagatagagaagattggcaaaatctaaccgaggccctttgcttcaataagcgtaggaaaaTGATGATGAACTGTACTTAAAAATGCTCTTaaaatagtatttatatttataataaaaatctgggatacattaacgtggtgaaaggttttgcgtattgcaatgatcagcaaagctgttctagtcaggcccacacatactaggttggcttgctgtgagcgctCAGACCAAAATTTCCTACCAGCATCACCAGTGACGAGCAtgatgatggaaactggccaaaccccagacatgaattgagatgtctgaggctttttcatgcataggactagaaatggctgcattggttgttgttgttgtcgtcgttgttattTGTGAATAATATAATGTCCAAATTATGAAAGTTAAATATAAGAACCTAATTCCTGTACTGAAAATCAACACATGTGTCTTAAATACACAGAGACAATATCAATATCtgtaaaaatcattttattttcctctcccgATTTTCCTCCAGTCAAGACCAACGCACCCCTAGATGAGGAATTCGGGTATGTGACGGTACGCCCCGGCGCCCACATGTTCTGGGCGCTGTACCACACTGACCAGACGGGCGACTACACCACCTACCCTCTGATCATGTGGCTACAGGGAGGACCTGGGGGATCAGGCGTTGGTTACGGCAACTTCATGGAACTAGGTCCTTATGATATCAATGGAAATCTTAGACCTCACGCGTGGGTAAGATATATAACAAATTGAAGTTTCTATATTTGTCGTTTctctaaatatgtaaataaaaaagttGAGTTTAGGAAAgacatcttttttattttaattttagagaaagaAAGACATATACCAAATGCAGTTGAAAAGAGTTTTATACAGAGGAGATCGAgctatatatttcatactttcaATTACCTGATCCTTTATTAATTGTAGTGTCTATGCCGATGTGATTAGCTTAAGGGTTATCGATTCAGCTGTATTATGCCGGCTGGGGGCCATATAACCATTGTTGATAAATTTTGGGTCTTTGGTAAAGCTTCTTTAGGCTTATCTACTATAATCGTATTCTTGTACTTCAGTTTTCTTTCTAAAACGTGTTCAATTAAGTATGAACATAATTAGTTTTTTTATGTGTAACTTGTTAACGGTATATGCTTACTTCAAACTGTTTATAAACAATACATCTCATTTAATAGGCCTACTAATGGTTCTCAATaagtttttaatttctatttcttcaCATCTACATATGATCTCAAccataacttttaatataaaatcaaTTGAATGAATATAAGGACAAGGTAATCACAAACCCCACAAAAATATTCATTCCGATCAGACCTCTATTTATCCCAAAGCCAATCTTCATCAGCAAAATTCCAATTATAATCCCATTTAACAGACCAAGAAAGCCAACCTGCTCTTCGTGGACAATCCAGTTGGAACCGGTTATAGTTACGCCGAGGACTACGACAAATTCACAACTGACAACGACCAGATCGCCAAAGATCTCGTGGTCCTCGTAAAGGAGGTCTTCAAGACAAATACAGATCTCGAACGTATGCCCTTCTTCGTCTATGCGGAATCCTACGGTGGGAAAATGACCGTCGACTTTGCACTTGCCTTCGATGCTGTGAGTTTGATTTTGACACTAGGCCTATGTCAGTTTGACGCGGTTATGATACTCTGagtttgattttgaaattatgATGTTATAGGTCCATTTCAGTTGGCGAGTTTTCGATATAGTGAGTTTGATTTTGAGATTATAATATTATAGGCCTATTTCAGTTAACATGTATTCGATATTGCGAGTTTAATTTTGTGATTATAATATTATAGGCCTATTTCAGTTAACGAGTATTCGATATTGCGAGTTTGATTTAGAGATTATAATACTATAGGTCTGTTTCAGTTGACGAGTATTCGATATTGTGAGTTTGATTTTGTGATTATAATATTATAAGCCTATTCCAGTTGACGAGTTTTCGATATTGAGAGTTTGATTTTGAAACTAGGCCTATTTAAGCTAGGTGAGTTTTGCAGATTTATTTTTCTGtacatagtgtaatatatataaatctgcacAGGATCTATGTAGGCTATCATCAAAGTAACGTACAATGCAGACCTACTACGAAATCGAGCAgatgttttaatttcagttttatttaaattTCTGTCTTTATATAAACCCAACTACGCTCTCCGGTTCTGTTATTATGGTCTAAAGAAACAAGACCCTTTCTCTTCCAACACTTCCAGGCCATCAAGAATGGAGAAGTAGTGAGTGACTTCAGAGGCGTTGCCCTTGGTGACTCTTGGATTAGTCCTATGGACTCGGTCAACACTTGGGGCTCTTATCTATACCATATGGTGAGTATGTGCATCATATACCATAGATAATGAATTGTCTACTGATCAAGGATTCTATTCAAGAAATGCTTCATGTTTGTAAATTAAGGTACCCATGGATATTGCTATCACAAGCAATtagcaggatctctctctctctctctctctctctctctctctctctctctctctctcaattcactgAAGCGATAAGATAATAGATCAACATATACaactttattcatttttatttacaaGCACACCACAATTATCTGAACTCCAATTAACAAATACAAATTGtacaacagttattattattattattattattattattattattattattattattattattattactttctaagctacaacccttgttggaaaagcaggatgctataaccccaaggactccaacagggaaaatagcccggtgaggaaagtaaacaagcaaaaataaaatatttcaagaccagtaacaacattaaaatataaatataatctataaaaacttaataaaacaagaggaagatagaatagtgtgccagagtgtaccctcaagcaagaaaattctaacacaaacatgcacacacacacatattatatatatatatatatatatatatatatatatatatatatatatatatatatatatatatacagtatatatatatatatatatatatatatatatatatatatatatagatctgacgTCCTTCACGTCCCTTTACATCCCTAATGTAAAACAAAAAGAATCTCTGACAAACCATCACCTTCGTTCACCAGGGCTTCGTCAACCGCAAAGGACTGGCAGCTATAGACGCAGCCGCAGCCAAGACCCAACACGAAGTCGATCTAGGGAACTGGGAGGCAGCCACCACCGAATGGGGCAACACTGAATTCGTCGTCATGGACGTGGCCCACGACGTTAATTTCTACAACGTCCATGCCGAAGAAGATATTTATATGGCGAAGACTAATAAGAAACCTCATTCGATAGATCTCTCTTATATGTCACCGCAAGTCCGTGAGTTTTAGTTCGTGTGGGTTCTTTATGTTATTTAAGTtaaatagtgcatatatatatatatatatatatatatatatatatatatatatatatacatatatatatatatatatatatatatatatatatatatatatatatatatatatacacacactcatgtatgtgtgtatgaagaaTTTGTTCCCTGGTATCTATTAAAGCTAGTAGTTATGAATGACGATATTCGTTGATATTTCTGCCATAGTTTCCCTTTTAAGATATGATAAACCATAATAAAGAATTTTACAGAAAAGAAATTCAATCAACATATTACTATCAGTAATTTCCAGACGTTTCTTTACAATATCAgaagaaataaatatctatttatctatctatctgtttatatcaTACCATTCAGGTCAGTCTCACACTGCAACTCTTCACATTTCATTAAtcgcttgttctctctctctctctctctctctctctctctctctctctctctctctctctctctctgtgtgtgtaggcCATTTGTACCAACACCACGTCCTCAGCCACTACGGCCAGCCCAACGACGCCCTACATGACTTCATGAACGGCGACCAGGCCAAGCGTTGGAACATTCCTCCCGAGGTCGTGTGGGACAGCCAGGGAGGCACTGTCTTCGACCGCCTGGCCGGAGATTTCATGAAGCCTGTCATTGATTCTGGTGGGTGGAAAGTTTATACGTTTCTTAGTTTGTTAGGAAACGCGTAGGCCTATAGCTAATTTAAGCCttttacaaatttaatttttttaatatatgaaaaatctatattgaaagatttttaagttgttataagttttatataaaacctttcacagacaatttatattatataaatgaataatttgtATCGACAGATTTGAAAGTtataaattttatacaaaattcTTCCGCAGACGTACTTTTTTACTACATAAATTATTTGTTTTACTGACAGATATTAAAGTTGTtataaattttatacaaaattcTTCCGCAGACGTACTTTTTTACTACATAAATTATTTGTTTTACTGACAGATATTAAAGTTGTtataaattttatacaaaattcTTTCACAGTATTCAATTTTACtacataaattaatttttttctgacagattttaaagttgttataaatttcatataaatccctttcatacacttaaattttttttattacacaatTGAAAAATTTATACTGACATATTAAGgttcttaaaaattttatatcCAAAGTATCGTAAGCCTAGACTTTAGATCTAGGCCAATAAGCCACTTGATCATTGATatgttttatttcttctttctttatccCAGATAAACTAGAAGCTCTCTATAGAAGTTTTGATTAATTGATTGGTTTTCAAAATATTGAAATACTGAAATAAGAAAgtcaattgcaataataataataataataataataataataataataataataataataataataataataatagtaataacaataataataataagaaaaataacaataataataataacggtaataacaataataataataagaaaaataacaataataataataacggtaataacaataataataataataataataataataataataataacaataataataataagaaaaataacattaataataataacggtaataacaataataataataagaaaaaataacaataataataataacggtaataacaataataataataataataataataataccaataataataataataataccaataataataacgataataaaaacaataataataataatataataataaaactaataaaaataatgataacaacaataacaataacaacaacaacaacaacaacaatactaataataataataataataataatattttgatccaCAGTAACGAAGCTCTTGACAGAGACAAACCTCCACGTGGCCGTGTTTACAGGTAACCTCGACCTCATTTGCGACACCCCAGGTAGGTCATCTTCATTACCAGATTTAAGTCACAAATTTTTCAATTGGTATCAGAATCTCAAATtaaagcagtttatatatatatatatatatatatatatatatatatatatatatatatatatacatatatatatatttatatatataatgtatatatatagtacatatgtataatatatacacatatatataatatataatatataatacatatatacagtagatatatataatatataatacatatatatagtatataatatataatatatatagatatatataatatatatatatataacatatatatatataatatatataacatagatatatttatatatacaaaaatatatagatatatataacatatatataatatatataatatatataatacatacatatatataatatatatacataatatatataatatatatatacatatatatacacttacatgtatatatatatatatatatatatatatattaatatatattacagatTTTCCTAAATGTTAGCCAAAGTAAATCTTTTCTGAATAAGTAAAACGTAAGTGGTCCTAAGACGGTATTGAATGCATTCAAGCAGTAACTTCATGAGTAAAAACTTGTTATAGGTTCCAA encodes:
- the LOC137639933 gene encoding retinoid-inducible serine carboxypeptidase-like → MKCLPLLCLVSVAVAASVKTNAPLDEEFGYVTVRPGAHMFWALYHTDQTGDYTTYPLIMWLQGGPGGSGVGYGNFMELGPYDINGNLRPHAWTKKANLLFVDNPVGTGYSYAEDYDKFTTDNDQIAKDLVVLVKEVFKTNTDLERMPFFVYAESYGGKMTVDFALAFDAAIKNGEVVSDFRGVALGDSWISPMDSVNTWGSYLYHMGFVNRKGLAAIDAAAAKTQHEVDLGNWEAATTEWGNTEFVVMDVAHDVNFYNVHAEEDIYMAKTNKKPHSIDLSYMSPQVRHLYQHHVLSHYGQPNDALHDFMNGDQAKRWNIPPEVVWDSQGGTVFDRLAGDFMKPVIDSVTKLLTETNLHVAVFTGNLDLICDTPGTYNWIENMEWPGKPDWLAAANVDLHVGSYSYQAATVQHSGQFSLFTIFRSGHMVPIDAPEIALVMIDQITSFTNEAKEKQEDKAQLAPTAEVKQDTVQSEESPRPSSPTESKAEAPKPSPTKTEAEAPKEEIKDDVHKEKIAKVQAKPHSTKVHKTRRATGKTHGSKPGADVVQVHSDTPTAMNNLRTVRA